The Phycisphaerae bacterium sequence GCACGCACTGTGGATTGCAACTGTCGAAATCGGTGCGGCGCTGCCTGAGCTGCGGCGGCTACCCGGGGCCGCATGACAATTACTGCATCTTCTGTGGGACGGCACTGGCGTCGTCCCGGGAGTAACGCGCCATGTGCCTGGCCGACGCGGGAATCACGTTCGTCTGGGTCGGCGGGATCCTGCTCGTCGGGTTCGTCGGCTTCTTCGTGATGATCGCGGCCGCGGTCGGCCGCGTGCTGCGGTTCATTGTCCGGTCGGTACTGGGACGCGGCGCGCGGTCGGCGCTTCCGACGCTGGCCGGGACGGCGGAGCGGGTCTGCGGGCACCCGCGCTGCGGGCACCTGAACCCGCGCGATGCCCGCTATTGTGCCCGGTGCGGCAGCGCGCTCGGGGCAACTGGGAATGTAGACGACTATGGATGAGCGCAGCCGGCATCGCCAGTTCGAAGACCAGTTCCTCCGGCAGTTGCGCGCCCGGGCGCAGGCCCTGCTGCGCCGCACGCTGCCGGCGGACCAGTTTCAACTCGAGACATTGCCGGATGGCATCGACACCGTGCGGGCGACGCTGACGCGACTGGAGCGTTTCGACCGCGCCCTCATCGAGCAATTGCCGGGGACACGGGCGGTGCAGATGCGCTTTCAGCAGCGCGTCTTCGGGCCGTTTTACTCGACGGTGGCGCGGCTGCGCGCGCAGACACTCGCCCCGCTGGAGGCCCTGGTCGCCAACGAGCCGGCCGGTCCGGTCGGACGCGAGCAGGTGCTGGACGCGCTCGCGCGCTACGAGCTGCTGCCACGCCGCGAGCGGCCCAAGCTGGCGGCGTTCGCGAGCGCGACCGGGTTCACGCCGGAGGCAAAGGCCCTCGTGCATTCCGGCAATACGCCGACGCTGGTCCTGCTGGGCGGGCGGCCCGACGGCGGCTGGGATGTCGAGCTGCCGGCTGCGCTGCGGCGCGGGGCGTGGGGCAAGTTGTTCGAGCTGGAGTCGCAGGACGAGCGGCTGAAGCGGCTGCTGTCGCACCTGGAGAAGAGCCGCGGGCAGCTCGAATCACGCGGCATCTCGGTGCCGGAGCTGGCGGAGCAGCTCGGGTTGGAGCGGGAGGCGACGGAAGCGCTGGTGCGGCAGGCGTGCCGGCATGATTCGCGCTTGCTAACCGTCGTGCATGAAGGCACGATTCACGTGTGTCGCAGCCCCCTGGGAGAAGAGAGCAACACGATGAGCCTGCGAAGCTGGATCCGGAAATTGCTGCGGCTGAAGCCGACGGTGGGCGAGCAGGTGCGGGCCCTCACGGCGCAGCGCGTGCAGCTCGAACAGCAGCGGCATGAGGTCGACCAGCGCATGACCGGGCTGGAGACCGAGGAACGCGAGTGCGTCGAGAAGGGCGCCGCCGCCAAGACCGACGTCGAACGCAAGCAGCTCGCGGGCAAGCTGATGCGCGTCCGGCGTGACCTTCGGCGGGTGCGGGCGCAGGCCAACGTCTATACGCAGCAGATCGACATCCTGGGCACGCATATCCACCATCTCACGCTCGCCGAGCAGGGCAAGCGGATTGAGCTGCCGAAGGCCGAGGAGCTGACGCGCGAGGCCGCCGAGGCCGAAGGCATGATGGCCGAACTGGCGGCGAACGCGGACCTGGCGAACAGCATCGAGGTCGGCGCGCAAACGCCGCTGATGGCGGAAGAAGAAGCCGCCATCCTGGAAGAATTCAAACAGGCAGCGGGCCAGCAGGCCGCGGCGCCGGAAGCGGCCAGCGGCGTCAAGGCGCCTGCGGAGCGTGCCAGCGGCCGTGAGGCGGCGTCCACTCCGCCGGTGCCAACGGACAAGAGCAAGGCCCGGCCGGAGATGACCTGAACGCGTGGGCGCGTGGGCACGTGGGAAGGTGAGAACGTGGGAACGGGCCGCGCAGCGCGATCTGGCTGAATGCTGAACGCTGAAAGCTGAGAGCTTCTTCATGAACTTCTTCGAGTGGCTCACGACGCGGCGGAAGACGCTGGCGACCATGAACGCGGCCGAGTTGCGGGCGCAGGAGATGCTCCTCGACAACGAGCGCAACCGCATGCAGGCCAAGATTCGGCAGCTCGCCGGCGAGAAGCAGAAGATCATCGAGCAGGGTGCGAAGGAGAAGACGCCGGAGATGCGGCGGACGTTCGCCCAGCAGTTCGACCTGTTGCACACCGAGCAGATGATGGTCGCGCGGCAGCTCAACATCCGCAGCAAGGAGATCATCACCGTCTCGCGGCTGCGCATGCTGCGCGAGCATGCCCCGACGGCCGCGCTGGCCGGCGGACGCGTGACGATCCGCGACGCGGACCTGGCGCTGATCGCCCGGCTGATCGAGAACGACCAGATCACGAGCGAGATGTACAACGAGCGGCTGAATGAGATCCTCGCGCTGGGCCAGGCCGCGGACGAGGCCGCGACGGGCCTCTCGCCGGCGAGCCAGGAGCTGATGAAGGTCTGGAACGACATGGACGCGGGCCTGATCAAGACGACGGGTGAAGCGTTCGACGAAGCGGAGAAACGCGTGCGCGAGCGCGGAGCGGAAGCGTAAGCGGTGATAAGGTGATAACGTGATAAGGTGATAAGGGAGGTCGCGCGTGGGGGCGAAGCGATTCGAAGATCTCAAGGTGTGGCAAGCCGCGCGTGAGTTGACGCGCGGCGTATATCGTGCGGCGGACACGCAGCAGCTCGGGAAGGATTGGGCCTTGGCGAATCAGATGAAACGCGCGGCGGTCAGCATTGGCAGCAACATCGCCGAGGGCTTCGAGCGCGGCACGCGGAAGCAGCAGATCGAAGCCTGCTACACGGCCAAGGGTTCAGCCGGCGAGCTGCGCAGTCAGGTGATCACTGCGTCAGACGTCGGTCTCATCGACAAGCGGGCATACGAGTGGTTGCTCGAGCGCTGTGAGTCGTGTTCCCGTCAGCTCCAGGCGTACATAGCCCACTTGCGACGGACGCGCGACGGCTGTCCCGGCCCCAAGTACCTCGAGCCGAGCGGGGACGGCACAAAAGGAGCCGGCGATGAATGGGCATGAAAGGCGCCCAGCGCACCTTATCACGTTATCACCTTATCACTT is a genomic window containing:
- a CDS encoding zinc ribbon domain-containing protein, whose product is MCLADAGITFVWVGGILLVGFVGFFVMIAAAVGRVLRFIVRSVLGRGARSALPTLAGTAERVCGHPRCGHLNPRDARYCARCGSALGATGNVDDYG
- a CDS encoding four helix bundle protein: MGAKRFEDLKVWQAARELTRGVYRAADTQQLGKDWALANQMKRAAVSIGSNIAEGFERGTRKQQIEACYTAKGSAGELRSQVITASDVGLIDKRAYEWLLERCESCSRQLQAYIAHLRRTRDGCPGPKYLEPSGDGTKGAGDEWA